A stretch of the Aminipila terrae genome encodes the following:
- a CDS encoding ABC transporter ATP-binding protein translates to MIKVIDVNKNFDQFKALNDLNINVNKGSIYGLVGTNGAGKTTIIKHITGIIRPDSGQITIDGEDVFDNKNIKQKMGFIPDDLFFFSTYNLKEMSKFYKSLYPHWNEERYNHMVTQFGLSERNKLAKFSKGMQKQAAFVLTMASMPEYLILDEPIDGLDPIVRKLVWKYIVEDVAEREMTVLVSSHNLKELEGICDSIGIISKGHMVMERDLDELKSDVHKIQIAYKNKPKNPYKHLNILHQESRGTVDLLIVKDKRQLVEQVILESNPVLFDILPLSLEEIFIYELGGADNEIQNIIF, encoded by the coding sequence GTGATTAAAGTTATAGATGTAAATAAAAACTTTGACCAGTTTAAAGCCCTGAATGATTTAAATATTAACGTAAACAAAGGATCTATTTATGGTCTGGTGGGCACCAATGGCGCAGGGAAAACTACTATCATAAAGCATATAACCGGTATTATACGACCAGACTCCGGTCAGATTACCATTGATGGCGAAGATGTTTTTGACAATAAAAATATAAAGCAGAAAATGGGATTCATCCCTGATGATCTGTTTTTCTTCTCTACCTATAACCTGAAGGAAATGTCCAAATTTTATAAGTCCCTTTATCCGCACTGGAATGAGGAAAGATACAATCATATGGTGACCCAGTTTGGTCTTAGTGAACGAAACAAACTGGCAAAGTTTTCAAAGGGTATGCAAAAACAGGCGGCATTTGTATTAACTATGGCGTCTATGCCAGAGTATCTCATTCTGGATGAACCTATTGACGGTCTTGACCCCATTGTGCGTAAGTTAGTCTGGAAATATATTGTAGAAGACGTGGCTGAAAGAGAAATGACCGTTCTGGTTTCCTCTCACAATTTAAAAGAACTGGAAGGCATCTGTGATTCCATAGGCATTATCTCCAAGGGCCATATGGTTATGGAACGAGATCTGGATGAATTAAAATCGGATGTACATAAGATACAGATAGCTTATAAAAATAAACCCAAAAACCCATATAAACATTTGAATATTCTTCATCAGGAGTCACGGGGAACGGTAGATTTACTGATTGTCAAAGATAAAAGACAGTTGGTAGAACAGGTAATACTGGAAAGTAATCCAGTACTGTTTGACATACTGCCCCTTTCACTGGAAGAAATTTTTATTTATGAATTAGGAGGTGCTGACAATGAAATTCAAAACATCATATTTTAG
- a CDS encoding GntR family transcriptional regulator — MFQLDLKSRKTIYEQVVDNLKELIIAEVLKPEEKLPSVRELSKVLTVNPNTIQKAYRELEYQGYIYTVTGLGTFVAAPRETFINPVQLEEIMMRIKNDIRELYFLGLNLEEIEKMVLQIVEERGDNK; from the coding sequence ATGTTCCAACTAGATTTAAAAAGCCGAAAAACAATATACGAACAAGTTGTTGATAACCTCAAAGAACTAATTATCGCAGAAGTTTTAAAGCCTGAAGAAAAATTGCCTTCAGTCAGGGAATTGTCTAAGGTACTGACTGTAAACCCAAATACAATTCAAAAGGCATATCGGGAGCTTGAATATCAAGGCTATATCTATACCGTTACCGGACTTGGTACTTTCGTTGCCGCCCCAAGGGAAACTTTTATTAATCCCGTCCAGTTAGAAGAAATTATGATGAGAATTAAAAATGATATCAGAGAATTATATTTTCTGGGTTTAAACTTAGAAGAAATAGAAAAAATGGTTCTTCAGATCGTTGAAGAAAGAGGTGACAATAAGTGA
- the asnA gene encoding aspartate--ammonia ligase, giving the protein MSKLIIPEGYTPVIDYMESQRAIKKIKDFFQQELAYGLSLRRVSAPLFVTPESGLNDNLNGIERIVSFTLKDMDEAEVEVVQSLAKWKRMALGKYNITPGNGIYTDMNAIRRDEELDNLHSVYVDQWDWEKTITKEQRTEAYLEETVVIIYNALKNLGDYVNRLYRGLQTELPNEITFISTQELEDRWPDKTPKERENLIAEEKRAVFIKKIGGNLKSGERHDGRAPDYDDWELNGDIILWDEVLNMAFEISSMGIRVDEEAMERQLKLANAENRKELAFHKAILNKEMPYSIGGGIGQSRLCMFFLRKAHIGEVQVSVWPEDMIKECKENNIFLL; this is encoded by the coding sequence ATGTCAAAGTTAATAATCCCTGAGGGTTATACCCCGGTTATTGATTATATGGAGAGTCAGAGAGCTATTAAGAAGATTAAGGACTTTTTCCAGCAGGAACTGGCTTATGGCCTGAGCCTGAGAAGAGTTTCTGCACCACTTTTTGTTACACCAGAAAGTGGTCTGAACGATAACCTGAATGGAATTGAGAGAATCGTGAGTTTTACCCTGAAAGATATGGATGAAGCTGAAGTTGAAGTGGTTCAGTCATTGGCCAAGTGGAAGAGAATGGCCCTTGGAAAATACAACATTACACCTGGCAATGGTATTTATACAGATATGAATGCTATCCGAAGAGATGAAGAACTTGATAATCTTCATTCCGTATATGTTGACCAGTGGGACTGGGAGAAAACCATAACAAAAGAGCAGAGAACAGAAGCCTATCTGGAAGAAACCGTGGTAATAATTTATAATGCACTGAAGAACCTGGGCGACTACGTAAACAGATTATACAGAGGATTACAGACTGAGCTTCCAAATGAGATAACATTCATTAGTACACAGGAACTGGAAGACAGATGGCCTGACAAAACCCCTAAAGAAAGAGAAAATCTCATAGCTGAAGAAAAGAGAGCAGTCTTTATTAAGAAAATTGGAGGAAACCTGAAATCAGGCGAAAGGCATGATGGAAGAGCCCCAGACTATGATGACTGGGAATTAAATGGAGATATTATCCTATGGGATGAGGTCCTTAATATGGCTTTTGAGATTTCATCAATGGGCATCAGAGTAGATGAAGAAGCCATGGAAAGACAGCTGAAACTGGCAAATGCAGAAAACAGAAAAGAATTAGCTTTTCATAAAGCCATTTTAAATAAAGAAATGCCATATTCCATCGGTGGTGGTATAGGACAGAGCAGGCTGTGTATGTTCTTTTTAAGAAAAGCTCATATCGGAGAAGTTCAGGTATCTGTATGGCCTGAGGACATGATTAAGGAATGTAAGGAAAATAACATTTTCTTGTTATAG